Proteins from a genomic interval of Quercus lobata isolate SW786 chromosome 11, ValleyOak3.0 Primary Assembly, whole genome shotgun sequence:
- the LOC115968399 gene encoding glutamate-1-semialdehyde 2,1-aminomutase 2, chloroplastic-like gives MAGAVARVGVGFGLSCSTTKLSHRHSSSSSSSKTTRRCCVKMAVSLDEKKKNYSLQKSEEAFAAAKELMPGGVNSPVRAFKSVGGQPILMDSVKGSRMWDIDGNEYIDYVGSWGPAIIGHADDEVLAALAETMKKGTSFGAPCLLENTLAEMVISAVPSIEMVRFVNSGTEACMGVLRLARAYTGKERIIKFEGCYHGHADPFLVKAGSGVATLGLPDSPGVPKGATYETLTAPFNDISAVENLFETNKGEIAAMILEPVVGNSGFIAPKPEFLNAIRKITKENGALLIFDEVMTGFRLSYGGAQEYFGITPDLTTLGKIIGGGLPVGAYGGRREIMEMVAPAGPMYQAGTLSGNPLAMTAGIHTLKRLQEPGSYTYLDKITGELVQGIVDAGKKAGHAMCGGYIRGMFGFFFTEGPVYNFGDAKKSDTAKFARFYRGMLEEGVYFAPSQFEAGFTSLAHTPEDIQKTIAAAEKVLQQI, from the exons ATGGCTGGTGCTGTAGCCAGAGTAGGAGTGGGATTTGGGCTTTCATGCTCGACAACAAAGCTTTCTCATAgacactcttcttcttcttcttcttcaaaaacgACTCGTCGTTGTTGCGTCAAAATGGCTGTCTCGCTcgatgagaagaagaagaattacaGTCTTCAAAAGTCCGAAGAAGCTTTCGCTGCCGCCAAG GAATTGATGCCTGGAGGTGTGAACTCCCCCGTACGTGCCTTTAAATCTGTTGGTGGACAACCAATTTTGATGGATTCTGTTAAGGGCTCTCGTATGTGGGACATAGATGGCAATGAGTACATCGATTATGTAGGTTCTTGGGGACCAGCAATAATTGGTCATGCAGATGATGAG GTACTTGCAGCCCTAGCTGAAACGATGAAGAAAGGAACTAGCTTTGGTGCTCCTTGTCTGCTAGAAAATACTTTGGCCGAGATGGTCATCTCGGCTGTTCCAAGCATAGAAATGGTCCGGTTTGTTAATTCAGGCACAGAAGCATGCATGGGTGTGCTCCGACTGGCCCGTGCTTACACTGGCAAGGAGAGGATTATCAAGTTTGAGGGCTGTTACCATGGCCATGCTGATCCATTCCTTGTCAAGGCAGGAAGTGGGGTTGCCACCTTAGGGCTCCCTGACTCCCCTGGTGTCCCCAAAGGAGCCACTTATGAAACTCTAACTGCCCCTTTCAATGACATCTCAGCTGTGGAAAATCTCTTTGAGACCAACAAAGGAGAGATTGCTGCAATGATCCTTGAACCTGTTGTTGGGAACTCTGGTTTCATTGCTCCTAAACCTGAGTTCCTTAATGCCATACGCAAAATCACTAAAGAAAATGGTGCTCTTTTAATCTTTGATGAAGTTATGACTGGATTTCGTTTGTCTTATGGTGGAGCTCAGGAATACTTTGGCATAACTCCTGATTTGACAACACTTGGGAAGATCATTGGTGGTGGTCTGCCAGTTGGTGCATATGGAGGGAGGAGGGAGATAATGGAAATGGTGGCACCAGCAGGACCAATGTACCAGGCTGGGACCTTGAGTGGAAACCCATTGGCAATGACAGCAGGCATACACACTCTTAAGCGATTGCAGGAGCCAGGAAGTTATACATACTTGGATAAGATCACAGGTGAACTTGTTCAAGGTATAGTTGATGCTGGGAAAAAGGCAGGGCATGCAATGTGTGGTGGGTATATACGTGGGATGTTTGGGTTTTTCTTCACAGAAGGGCCTGTTTACAACTTTGGGGATGCAAAGAAAAGTGATACTGCTAAGTTTGCAAGATTCTATAGGGGTATGCTGGAGGAAGGAGTATATTTTGCTCCTTCACAGTTCGAGGCTGGATTTACAAGCTTGGCACATACTCCTGAAGATATCCAGAAAACAATAGCAGCTGCTGAGAAGGTTTTACAGCAGATTTAG